In the genome of Drosophila yakuba strain Tai18E2 chromosome 3R, Prin_Dyak_Tai18E2_2.1, whole genome shotgun sequence, one region contains:
- the LOC6538964 gene encoding transcription factor Sox-1b isoform X2 yields MVQHLHLTRAPTDRKKEHIKRPMNAFMVWAQAARRVMSKQYPHLQNSELSKSLGKLWKNLKDSDKKPFMEFAEKLRMTHKQEHPDYKYQPRRKKARLMPSQQSGEGESPGAEMAMSASTGSSGKPRSSNANGQRRAGKSNAAALGDCASSIAHANVGSSSADVFSNEAFMKSLNSACAASLMEQGLIETGLDSPCSTASSLSSLTPPATPYNAAPSSAKAAAANNPSLLLRQLSEPVGSAGHDYGVLLEAGREYVALGEVNYQGQAAGVGVQGGAGAGGGGGGDGGAGQEMDFLENINGYGGYEGSRVSYPAYAYATNGGHFGGEEQPQPVASQASEALNYKPAAADIDPKEIDQYLMDQMLPMTQHHHSHHPHHTHPLHHPLHHPLHHSPPLNSSASLSSACSSASSQQPVADYYEHLGYSPAAASSGSQVPNFGAQQPYANGSGSLTPTLGDPAPQQELQSQQQEQQHQNPSQHHLWGTYTYVNP; encoded by the exons GGCGCCCACGGACCGCAAAAAGGAGCACATCAAGCGCCCAATGAACGCCTTCATGGTTTGGGCCCAGGCAGCCCGCAGGGTCATGTCCAAACAGTATCCGCATCTGCAGAACTCGGAGCTAAGCAAATCGCTGGGCAAGCTGTGGAA AAACCTAAAGGACAGCGACAAGAAGCCCTTCATGGAGTTCGCCGAGAAGCTGCGGATGACCCACAAGCAGGAGCATCCGGACTACAAGTACCAGCCGCGGCGCAAGAAGGCGCGCTTAATGCCCAGCCAGCAGAGCGGGGAGGGGGAGTCTCCGGGTGCAGagatggccatgtccgccaGCACGGGCAGCTCCGGCAAGCCGAGGAGCAGCAATGCCAATGGCCAGAGGCGAGCTGGAAAATCAAATGCAGCTGCTCTGGGCGACTGCGCCTCCTCCATCGCCCATGCCAATGTGGGCTCCAGCTCCGCGGATGTGTTCAGTAATGAGGCCTTTATGAAATCCCTGAACAGTGCCTGTGCGGCCAGCTTGATGGAGCAGGGCCTCATCGAAACGGGCCTGGACTCGCCCTGCTCCACGGCCAGTTCACTGTCCTCGCTGACGCCCCCAGCCACGCCCTACAATGCCGCCCCCTCGAGTGCaaaggcagcggcagcaaatAACCCCAGTCTCTTGCTAAGGCAACTAAGTGAGCCGGTGGGCAGTGCTGGCCATGATTACGGAGTTCTGCTCGAGGCTGGCAGGGAGTATGTGGCTCTAGGTGAGGTCAACTATCAGGGGCAAGCGGCGGGCGTTGGAGTGCAGggtggagcaggagcaggaggaggtggaggaggagatggaggagcAGGTCAGGAAATGGACTTCCTGGAGAACATCAATGGGTATGGTGGCTACGAGGGCAGTCGGGTGAGCTACCCCGCCTACGCCTACGCCACCAATGGAGGCCACTTCGGCGGCGAGGAGCAGCCACAGCCAGTGGCGTCACAGGCCAGTGAAGCCTTAAATTACAAGCCAGCTGCCGCCGACATCGATCCCAAGGAAATTGACCAGTATCTCATGGATCAAATGTTGCCCATGACGCAGCACCATCATTCGCATCACCCACACCACACGCACCCgctgcaccacccactgcacCACCCGCTGCACCACTCGCCGCCTTTGAACTCCTCCGCCTCGCTGTCCTCGGCCTGCTCCAGTGCCAGTTCGCAGCAGCCGGTGGCGGACTACTACGAGCACTTGGGCTACTCCCCGGCGGCCGCCTCCTCCGGCAGCCAGGTCCCCAACTTCGGCGCCCAGCAGCCGTATGCCAACGGCTCCGGCTCCCTGACCCCCACCCTGGGTGACCCCGCACCGCAACAGGAGCTGCAGtcccagcagcaggagcagcagcatcagaaTCCATCGCAGCATCATCTGTGGGGCACTTACACTTATGTCAATCCCTAA